The sequence GGGGTTCAGTTGAGTGAAGGGTCGTCCGGATACGTGGCGATCATCGCCAGCTCGCTGCGCTGGCGGCGGAGCACCGCGCGCCAGAGGTTCTCCGGGCGCGGGGAGGAGACGTCACCGGGCTCCGACTCGACCACGTACCAGGCGCCCTCGGTCAGCTCGCCCTCCAGCTGACCTGGCCCCCACCCCGCGTACCCGGCGAAGATCCGCAGCGACCCCAGGGCCGGTCCGAGCAGCTCCGGCGGGGTGTCCAGATCGACCAGGCCGATCGCCCCGTGGACCCGGCGCCAGCCGAGCGGCCCCTCGTCACCGGGGATCACCGCGACGCCGAGCGCGGAGTCGAGGGAGACCGGGCCGCCCTGGAAGACGACGTCCGGCTCACCGGTCAGCCCGGCCCACGAGTCGAGGATGTCACCGACCCCCACCGGGGTCGGGCGGTTGAGGACCACGCCGAGGGAGCCCTCCTCGTCGTGGTCGAGGAGGAGCACCACCGCGCGGTCGAAATTCGGGTCCGCGAGGGCGGGTGTGGCCACGAGCAGTCGCCCTGTGAGCGAGGACACCTCCGTCATGGCAGAAATGATCCCGCATCTTCGCCCTCCGCGGGGGCCGGGCGTGCGTGATGACCACCTCAGGAGAGCGAGCGCAGCTCAGGGCGCACGGAGGCACGGGGAGCGCACCGCGCGGGCAGGATCCGGGGGCCATCCGGACGGTGACCCTCCGCAAGATCGGGTGCGCGGAGGGTGTTGTGGCGGATTCATGACGTTCGTACACCCCCCTTCGCCTTACGGAAGGGGGGTAGGAGGCCATTACCCTTTTCGTTGGCCCCCTGCCCGACCACTCCGGAACGCGAGATACATGACCGGCACAGACGATGTCCTGCTTGTCCACGGCGGCACCCCGCTGGAGGGCGAGATCCGCGTCCGAGGCGCCAAGAACCTGGTGCCGAAGGCAATGGTCGCCGCGCTGCTCGGCAGCGGGCCCAGCCGCCTCCGCAACGTTCCCGACATCCGTGACGTACGGGTCGTCCGGGGGCTCCTCCAGCTGCACGGCGTCACCGTCCGCCCCGGCGACGAGCCGGGCGAACTGATCCTCGACCCCTCGCACGTCGAGTCGGCGAACGTCGCCGACATCGATGCCCACGCGGGTTCGTCGCGCATCCCGATCCTCTTCTGCGGCCCGCTGCTGCACCGCCTCGGCCACGCCTTCATCCCGGGCCTGGGCGGCTGCGACATCGGCGGCCGGCCGATCGACTTCCACTTCGAGGTGCTCCGCCAGTTCGGCGCGACCATCGAGAAGCGGGCCGACGGCCAGTACCTGGAGGCCCCGCAGCGGCTGCGCGGCACCAAGATCCGGCTGCCGTACCCCTCGGTGGGCTCCACCGAGCAGGTGCTGCTCACCGCCGTCCTCGCCGAGGGCGTCACCGAGCTGTCCAACGCGGCCGTGGAGCCGGAGATCGAGGACCTCATCTGCGTATTGCAGAAGATGGGCGCGATCATCTCCATGGACACCGACCGGACCATCCGGATCACCGGTGTCGACAAGCTGGACGGGTACACCCACCGGGCGATCCCGGACCGTCTGGAGGCGGCCTCCTGGGCGTCTGCGGCGCTGGCGACCGAGGGCAACATCTACGTGCGCGGCGCCCAGCAGCGTTCGATGATGACCTTCCTCAACACCTTCCGCCGGGTCGGCGGCGCCTTCGAGATCGACGACGAGGGCATCCGCTTCTGGCACCCGGGCGGCGCGCTCAACGCCATCGCGCTGGAGACGGACGTCCACCCCGGCTTCCAGACCGACTGGCAGCAGCCCCTGGTGGTGGCGCTGACGCAGGCCGCGGGGCTCTCCATCGTCCACGAGACGGTGTACGAGTCGCGGCTCGGCTTCACCTCCGCGCTCAACCAGATGGGTGCGCACATCCAGCTCTACCGCGAGTGCCTGGGCGGCTCCGACTGCCGCTTCGGCCAGCGCAACTTCCTGCACTCGGCGGTCGTCTCCGGGCCGACGAAGCTCCAGGGCGCCGATCTGGTCATCCCCGACCTGCGCGGCGGCTTCTCGTACCTGATCGCGGCGCTGGCGGCCCAGGGCACCTCCCGGGTCCACGGCATCGACCTGATCAACCGCGGTTACGAGAACTTCATGGACAAGCTGGAGAAGCTCGGCGCGAAGGTGGAGCTGCCGGGCGGTTCCCTGGTCTGACCCCGCACAGTGCTGCCGCACACAGCGCTGCGCACCCGGTGCCTCGGCCCCTCACAGGGTCCGGGGCACCGTGCTTTCCCGGGACCGCGCGAACCGCCCCGGCGTGGTCCCCGCGATCCGCTTGAAGTGCCGGGTCAGGTGGGACTGGTCGTGGAAGCCAACGGCGGTGGCCGCCTCGCCGGGCGGCACCCCGTCCAGCAGCAGCCGGCGGGCCCGGTCGACCCGGCGGGCCGTCAGGTACTGGTGCGGCGCGATCGCGTACGCCGCGCTGAACGCCCGTACGAGATGGGTCGGGTGCGCGTGGACCAGCCGGGCCGCCTCCGCCAGGGTGATGCCCTCGCCCAGCCGCTCGTCCAGGAGCTCACGCAGGTCCCGGGCGACGCCGGGGCCGGGCGGCGGGCCCTGCGGGGCCTCCACAGGCCCCAGGTGGCCCCTCAGCCGCTCCCCGATGAACGCCAGGCGGCTCTCCGCCTCGAAGGCGTCGCCCGGGTCCGCCAGGGCCGTGTGGAGCCGGGCGACGCGGGTGCGCAGGAGCGGGTCGGCGAGGTCGGGGGTGTCCACGGCGGGGCCGATGTAGCGCGCGTCCAGCTGCGTCATGTCCAGGTAGAGCACCCGTTTGCGGAAGCCGTCGGAGGTCGCGGGCGAACCGTTGTGCGGGACCTGCGGCGGCAGCAGGCTCACCGTGCCGCCCGGGGTGCCGCGCTCGTGGCGGTCCAGGTCGTAGCGGACGGCCCCGTCGTCGACGATCAGGAGCGTCCAGGCCTCGTGCACGTGCATCGGGTAGGCGTGCTCGGTGAAGCGGGCGTGGAAGACCTCCACGACGCCCGGGACCGCCGGACGCCAGGCCGAGACCTCCTGCCGTGCCACCACGCTCAGAACGTACAAGACCCGGCCCGGGGCCACCGGCCAGTCTCGGACCATGAGAAACACGCACGAGACGGCGAACGGAACCATGGCCACCGACGAGGCGCCCGTCCGCTTCGACACCAAGATCGCGGTGCTGCTCCGCGACGACCTGGAGACCTGGCAGCGCCTGAACGTGACCGCCTTCCTGGTCAGCGGCCTGGGGACGGCGGCGCCCGAGGTGATCGGCGAGCCCTACGAGGACGCCGACTCCACGGCGTACCTGCCGATGCTCCGGCAGCCGGTGCTGGTCTTCGAGGGGGCGAAGGAGACGCTGACCGCCGCGCACACCAAGGCGCTCTCCCGGTCCCTGACGGTGGCGGTGTTCACCTCGGACCTGTTCGGTACGGGGAACGACCGGGACAACCGGGCGGCGGTACGGGCGGTGGGGCGGGACGCGCTGGATCTGGTGGGGCTGTCCGTGTACGGGCCCCGTAACGCCGTGGACAAGGTCCTCAAGGGCGCGCGGATGCATCCCTGACCCCGGGCGGCCCCGGCGGCGTACGAGGAGCTGAGCGGGGCGCATGTGCCCCTGGCATGCGCGAAGGCGGCCACCCCTGGTCGGGGGTGGCCGCCCTCATTGCGCCTTGGAGGGTTACTTACCCTTGGCGGCTTCCTTGAGCTTCGAGCCCGCGGAGACCTTCACGCTGTAGCCGGCGGGGATGTTGATCGGGTCGCCGGTCTGCGGGTTGCGAGCGGTGCGAGCGGCACGGTGGGTGCGCTCGAAGGTCAGGAAGCCGGGGATGGTGACCTTCTCGTCGCCCTTGGCGACGATCTCACCGACGGTCTCGGCGAGCGCGGCCAGCACGGCGTCGGCGTCCTTGCGAGTCACCTCGGCGCGGTCGGCCAGGGCGGCCACCAGCTCACTGCGGTTCATGTTGTTACTCCCGTGTTCTTCTTGCCTGTGAGGCGTGAGATCGAAGCCGATGCTGCCAGGGCCCTCTGACAGTCCCCGGACCCGGGTCTGATGTCAGACCCTCGCGCCCGATTACGCATCCTGCCCCCACCTGCGGCGGGAAAGCCAATCCGGAACCCTTCAGGGTCAACGAAAAGCGCCACTGCCTGCTCGTGGTGACGTTCCGTCGGCTTCCCTTAGCGGTCCGCAGCGGATGCCGGGCCCTACGGGGCCCATCTGCCCGCCCACCCTAAAGGGGCGTTTGGGGCGCCGCGACCCGCGACGCGCCGTACGGCACGGGCGGGTGCGGCCCGGGGTGTTCCGCGCGTACCCCTTGAGGGGCCCGCGAAACGGGGGGAACGGGTGGGGTCAGACGGAGGTGGAGGATTCCGCCCCGGTGCCCGCGGCGGCCTTGGCGGCCGCGCGGACGGCTCCGGCGACCGCGCCGGCGACCTTGTCGTTGAAGACCGAGGGGATGATGTAGTTCGCGTTGACCTCGTCCTCGGCCACCACATCGGCGAGGGCTCCGGCGGCGGCGAGCATCATCTCCGTGTTGACGGTGCGGGACTGAGCGTCCAGCAGACCGCGGAAGACACCCGGGAAGACCAGCACGTTGTTGATCTGGTTGGGGAAGTCGGAGCGTCCGGTGGCGACGACGGCGGCCGTCTCGCGGGCGACCGTCGGGTCGACCTCGGGGTCCGGGTTCGCGAGCGCGAACACGATCGCGCCGTCCGCCATCGCCGCGACGTCGTCGCCGTTCAGGACGTTCGGGGCGGAGACGCCGATGAAGACGTCCGCGCCGACGACGGCCTCCTTGAGGGTGCCGGTGACGCCCTCGGGGTTGGTGTTGTCGGCGATCCAGCACAGCGGCGAGTCGGGGTCGGCGGCGACCAGGTCCTCGCGGCCGCTGTGCACCACGCCGTGGATGTCGGCGACGACGGCGTGCTTGACACCGGCGGCGATCAGGAGCTTCAGGATGGCCGTACCGGCCGCTCCGGCACCGGACATGACGACCCGTACGTCCCCGATGTTCTTGCCCACCACACGCAGGGCGTTGGTCAGCGAGGCCAGGACGACGATGGCGGTGCCGTGCTGGTCGTCGTGGAAGACGGGGATGTCCAGGGCCTCGCGCAGCCGGGCCTCGATCTCGAAGCAGCGGGGGGCGGAGATGTCCTCCAGGTTGATGCCCGCGAAGCCGGGGGCGATCGCCTTGACGATCTCGACGATGGCGTCGGTGTCCTGGGTGTCCAGGCAGATCGGCCAGGCGTCGATGCCCGCGAAGCGCTTGAAGAGGGCCGCCTTGCCCTCCATGACGGGCAGTGCGGCCATCGGGCCGATGTTGCCGAGGCCGAGCACCGCGGAGCCGTCCGTCACGACTGCGACGGAGTTGCGCTTGATGGTGAGGCGGCGGGCGTCCTCGGGGTTCTCGGCGATCGCCATGCAGACCCGGGCGACGCCGGGCGTGTAGATCATCGAGAGGTCGTCACGGTTGCGGATGGGGTGCTTGGACGCCATCTCGATCTTGCCGCCGAGGTGCATGAGGAACGTACGGTCGGAGACCTTGCCCAGCACGACGCCCTCGATGTCGCGCAGACCTTCGACGATCTCGTCCGCGTGCGAGGTGGAGGAGGCCGCGATCGTGACGTCGATCCGCAGCTTCTCGTGGCCGGAGGCTGTCACGTCGAGGCCGGTGACCGAACCCCCCGACGACTCCACGGCCGTGGTGAGCTGGGAGACCGCGGTGCCGCTGGCGGGCACCTCCAGCCTGACCGTCATCGAGTACGAGACGCTGGGCGCCGTTGCCATGGCCGAGTCCTTCGCTTTCCTTAAGCTTCATTGCCGCGTATCCGGAACCCTCGTTCCGGTCACGCTTCCCGATCGTCGCACCTACTGACTGGTAGCCGGTAATGAGTGCCGTCTTTCGGAAAGTGTTTTCCACCATACGAGAAGTCACCCGTTCGGCGGAACCCCCAACCGCCTCCGCAAACGAAAACAGACCCGCGCCACCATCAGGTGACACGGGTCTGTCTTCTTCACTTGGGTGGCACCGACCCGCCATGCTCGCCTCGCGGCAAGTGGTCGCTCGAAGCGACGAAGGTTGGGCCCGGGGGCTTGGATCGAGCCGGTGCCAGTACCACGGTAACAAAGACCCCGGAGAAGTGATTCCCGTGCGACAGGTTGACTTCGCGCCGTCGGTTCCCGGCAGGTCCGGGTCGCTCCCCCAGCCCGTCCGGATCACCCCCGCAGCTGGCCCGGGTCACTCCCTCAGCAGGTCCGGCACCCCGTCCTCGTCCGGCATGTCCCGCTCCCCCGACACCACCGTGAGCTGCTGCGTGGCCCTCGTCAGCGCCACGTACAGCACCCGCAGCCCGGCCGGGGACTCGTCCGCGATCTCCGCCGGTGAGACGACCACCGTGGCGTCGTACTCCAGCCCCTTGGCCTCCAGGCTGCCCAGCGCCACCACCCGCTCCCCCAGCTCGGCGAGCCACTCGCGGGCCTGGGCGCGGCGGTCCATCGCCACGACCACGCCCACCGTGCCGTCCACCTCCGCCAGCAGCCGCCGCGCCTCCTCGCGGACCGTGGCGGCCAGGTCGCCGCCCTCGACCGGCACGAAGCGCGGCACCACCCCGGTGGAGCGGACGGCCGACGGGGACTCCATGCCGGGCATGGCGAGCGCCAGCACCTTGGCGGCCAGCTCCGCGATCTCGGCCGGGTTGCGGTAGTTGACGGTGAGGGTGAAGCGGCGGCGCGGGCGGGAGCCGAGCGCCTCGTCCCGGGCGGCGGCCGCCTCGTCCGGGTCGGACCAGGAGGACTGCGCCGGGTCACCGACGATCGTCCAGGTGGCGTGGCGGCCCCGGCGGCCCACCATCCGCCACTGCATGGGCGTGAGGTCCTGCGCCTCGTCGACGATGACGTGCGCGTACTCCGTGCGCTCCGCCGCGAGCCGCTCGGCCCGCTCCCACTGGGTCTCCTCGCGCTGCGGCATCAGCTCCTCCAGGCCGGAGAGCTGGTCCAGCGGGTCCATCTCACGCTTCCGCTTGGGCCGCACCACCGTGCCCAGCAGCGCCTGGAGCTCGTCCAGGAGCGCCACGTCGTGGACGGAGAGGGGGCCGGTGCCGTCCGCGTCCAGCCGCTTCAGGGAGCGGGCCAGGCGGCGCACCTCGCCCTGGTTGAGGATGCGGCGGGACCAGCGGGCCAGCCGCTTCTCGTCGGCCATGGCGGCCAGCACCCGACGCGGGGTCAGCTCGGGCCACCAGGCATCCAGGAACTCCAGGAACGGCGTCTCGGTGGAGACGTCCTCGTCGAAGGAGGACCGCAACTCGGCCACCAGCTGCGGGTCGGTGTAGCGGCCGCGCCCGGAGGACTTGCTCCACAGGGCGTCCAGCAGCAGCTTGCGGGCGCGCGGGCGCAGCAGGTTGACGGGGGCGGTGCCGCTGAGCACGTTGTTGCGGATGCGCTGGAGCTCGTCGGCCTCCAGCTCCACCCGGGCCCCGAAGGCGACGACGCGCAGCCGGGTGGGGGTGCCTCCCGCGTCCCTCTGCGCGGGCTCGTCGCCGAAGGAGAGCTGGCCGGCGCTGCTGGGCGGCTTCGGCGCCTCCAGCGCTCCCCGGGCCGCCTTGCGCAGCACGTGGAGCATCCGCGAGGAGCCCTTGATCCGGGCGATGGCCGGTTCGTCGTAGGCGGTGGCGCCTTCCACGCCGGCCGCCTCGTCGGAGAGCGAGCCGATCGCACGGATCGCGACCTGGCCCTCCTCCCCGAGCGAGGGCAGCACACCCTCGGTGTACGCGACCAGGAGCGGCGTCGGCGAGACGATCAGGATGCCGCCCGCGTACCGCCGCCGGTCCTGGTAGAGGAGGTAGGCGGCCCGGTGCAGGGCGACGGCCGTCTTGCCGGTGCCGGGGCCGCCGGTGACCTCCGTGACGGAGGCGGCGGGGGCCCGGATGACCAGGTCCTGTTCGGCCTGGATGGAGGCGACGATGTCCCGCATGGTGTGGCTGCGGGCCTGGCCGAGGGCGGCCATCAGGGCGCCGTCGCCGATCACCGGCAGCTTCTCGCCGTCCAGGTACGCCGTCAGCTCCGGGCGCATCAGGTCGTCCTCGACCCCGAGGACCTTGCGGCCCTTGGAGCGGATGACCCGGCGGCGTACGACGCGGCCCGGCTCCTTCGGGGTGGAGCGGTAGAACGGGGCGGCGGCCGGGGCCCGCCAGTCGATCACCAGCGGCGCGTAGTCGGAGTCCAGGACGCCGATCCGGCCGATGTGGAGCGTCTCGGCGATGTCGGCGGTGGCGTCCTGGCGTACGGCGTCGTCGGCCGGCTCCACGGAGGTGAAGGCGCCGTCGGGGCCGCGCTCACCGTCCTTGCCGAGGAGCAGGTCGATCCGGCCGAAGAGGAAGTCCTCGAACTCGTTGTTCAGCCGGTTGAGGTGGACGCCCGCCCGGAAGACCTGGGCGTCCCGTTCGGCGAGGGCGCCGGGCGTGCCGACCTGCCCGCGTTTGACGGCGTCGTGCATGAGAAATTCCGCCTCGTCGATCTTCTCTTCGAGACGGTGGTAAACGCGGTCCAGATGATCCTGTTCGACACCGATTTCCCGGTCCCGCAGCGAATCGACAGCGGCATCCTGCGCGGCCACCGAGGCCCCCTTCTGACGTGCATCGGGCAGCCGTCAACCCTATGCGAAGGGGGGCCCGGGCGCACCTGCCGTCCACCGTTACGCGTGTTGCGATTGCGCGTCGGAAGACCGGGCGGCCGGGCCGGCCGGGCGGGAGGGGTCCGCCCGGGCGGCCGGGTCCGCTCAGGCGCCGATCTCCACCAGCCGCTCCCCGTCGAACGTCCGTACCTCGAACCGGTCGATGTCCTCACGGGCCATCGCCGCGCCGCCGTGCACGTACAGCGGGTTCTTCGCCGACTCGTGCGCCGAGCCCTCGATGCCGTACCCCCACTGCGGGACGGACCAGGAGGTGACGACCTCCTCCTCCCCCGTCTTGGAGACGGCGACGAGCGTGCACTTCTGCGGCCCTTTGACGTTCTTCAGCTCCAGGACCGTGTGGGTGCCCCACGCCTTCTCCTCCATCCCGACCGTCGCGCCGACCCGGGTGGTGGGGTCGGTCGCGGACACCTTCTCCGTCATGTGCTGGAAGAAGGCGTCCTCGGCCGGGCTGGTGGGGTGCGGGTCGCCCACGGCGACGCTGCGGCCGCCGTCGTCGCCCGCCGTGACGGCGACGGCGGCGACCGGCCCGCCGATGATCAGCGCGGCGGCCGCGGCGATGAGATACCGGCTCCGCTTCGTACGCCGGTGCCGCCGGTGCGCGACCTCGTCCATCAGCCCGCCCAGCACCTTGGGCGCCGGCCGCTCGGGAACGTGCGGTACGGGACGGGCCCCGGGCGCGGCCGCCGGAGCCTCGGCCAGCATCGCGAGCATGGGCTCCATCCCGGCGAACTCGTCGAGATGCGCGGAACACCGTGCACAGCCCGCGAGATGGGCCTCGAAGGCGCTCGCCTGCGCGTCGTCCAGGATGCCCAGGACGTAGGCGGCGGCCGCGTCGTGCTCGGAGCCCTCGGGCTCCCCGCC is a genomic window of Streptomyces sp. SID8374 containing:
- a CDS encoding UvrD-helicase domain-containing protein; its protein translation is MAAQDAAVDSLRDREIGVEQDHLDRVYHRLEEKIDEAEFLMHDAVKRGQVGTPGALAERDAQVFRAGVHLNRLNNEFEDFLFGRIDLLLGKDGERGPDGAFTSVEPADDAVRQDATADIAETLHIGRIGVLDSDYAPLVIDWRAPAAAPFYRSTPKEPGRVVRRRVIRSKGRKVLGVEDDLMRPELTAYLDGEKLPVIGDGALMAALGQARSHTMRDIVASIQAEQDLVIRAPAASVTEVTGGPGTGKTAVALHRAAYLLYQDRRRYAGGILIVSPTPLLVAYTEGVLPSLGEEGQVAIRAIGSLSDEAAGVEGATAYDEPAIARIKGSSRMLHVLRKAARGALEAPKPPSSAGQLSFGDEPAQRDAGGTPTRLRVVAFGARVELEADELQRIRNNVLSGTAPVNLLRPRARKLLLDALWSKSSGRGRYTDPQLVAELRSSFDEDVSTETPFLEFLDAWWPELTPRRVLAAMADEKRLARWSRRILNQGEVRRLARSLKRLDADGTGPLSVHDVALLDELQALLGTVVRPKRKREMDPLDQLSGLEELMPQREETQWERAERLAAERTEYAHVIVDEAQDLTPMQWRMVGRRGRHATWTIVGDPAQSSWSDPDEAAAARDEALGSRPRRRFTLTVNYRNPAEIAELAAKVLALAMPGMESPSAVRSTGVVPRFVPVEGGDLAATVREEARRLLAEVDGTVGVVVAMDRRAQAREWLAELGERVVALGSLEAKGLEYDATVVVSPAEIADESPAGLRVLYVALTRATQQLTVVSGERDMPDEDGVPDLLRE
- the murA gene encoding UDP-N-acetylglucosamine 1-carboxyvinyltransferase; translated protein: MTGTDDVLLVHGGTPLEGEIRVRGAKNLVPKAMVAALLGSGPSRLRNVPDIRDVRVVRGLLQLHGVTVRPGDEPGELILDPSHVESANVADIDAHAGSSRIPILFCGPLLHRLGHAFIPGLGGCDIGGRPIDFHFEVLRQFGATIEKRADGQYLEAPQRLRGTKIRLPYPSVGSTEQVLLTAVLAEGVTELSNAAVEPEIEDLICVLQKMGAIISMDTDRTIRITGVDKLDGYTHRAIPDRLEAASWASAALATEGNIYVRGAQQRSMMTFLNTFRRVGGAFEIDDEGIRFWHPGGALNAIALETDVHPGFQTDWQQPLVVALTQAAGLSIVHETVYESRLGFTSALNQMGAHIQLYRECLGGSDCRFGQRNFLHSAVVSGPTKLQGADLVIPDLRGGFSYLIAALAAQGTSRVHGIDLINRGYENFMDKLEKLGAKVELPGGSLV
- a CDS encoding YqgE/AlgH family protein → MTEVSSLTGRLLVATPALADPNFDRAVVLLLDHDEEGSLGVVLNRPTPVGVGDILDSWAGLTGEPDVVFQGGPVSLDSALGVAVIPGDEGPLGWRRVHGAIGLVDLDTPPELLGPALGSLRIFAGYAGWGPGQLEGELTEGAWYVVESEPGDVSSPRPENLWRAVLRRQRSELAMIATYPDDPSLN
- a CDS encoding HU family DNA-binding protein; this encodes MNRSELVAALADRAEVTRKDADAVLAALAETVGEIVAKGDEKVTIPGFLTFERTHRAARTARNPQTGDPINIPAGYSVKVSAGSKLKEAAKGK
- a CDS encoding NAD-dependent malic enzyme yields the protein MATAPSVSYSMTVRLEVPASGTAVSQLTTAVESSGGSVTGLDVTASGHEKLRIDVTIAASSTSHADEIVEGLRDIEGVVLGKVSDRTFLMHLGGKIEMASKHPIRNRDDLSMIYTPGVARVCMAIAENPEDARRLTIKRNSVAVVTDGSAVLGLGNIGPMAALPVMEGKAALFKRFAGIDAWPICLDTQDTDAIVEIVKAIAPGFAGINLEDISAPRCFEIEARLREALDIPVFHDDQHGTAIVVLASLTNALRVVGKNIGDVRVVMSGAGAAGTAILKLLIAAGVKHAVVADIHGVVHSGREDLVAADPDSPLCWIADNTNPEGVTGTLKEAVVGADVFIGVSAPNVLNGDDVAAMADGAIVFALANPDPEVDPTVARETAAVVATGRSDFPNQINNVLVFPGVFRGLLDAQSRTVNTEMMLAAAGALADVVAEDEVNANYIIPSVFNDKVAGAVAGAVRAAAKAAAGTGAESSTSV
- a CDS encoding DUF2000 domain-containing protein encodes the protein MRNTHETANGTMATDEAPVRFDTKIAVLLRDDLETWQRLNVTAFLVSGLGTAAPEVIGEPYEDADSTAYLPMLRQPVLVFEGAKETLTAAHTKALSRSLTVAVFTSDLFGTGNDRDNRAAVRAVGRDALDLVGLSVYGPRNAVDKVLKGARMHP
- a CDS encoding zf-HC2 domain-containing protein; this encodes MSDQQWQPFGPRPPGPRMPTGPSHPPHTPYPAGPAHPSGPAYLSAPGHPGSQGYPGGPTGPEPPSGGEPEGSEHDAAAAYVLGILDDAQASAFEAHLAGCARCSAHLDEFAGMEPMLAMLAEAPAAAPGARPVPHVPERPAPKVLGGLMDEVAHRRHRRTKRSRYLIAAAAALIIGGPVAAVAVTAGDDGGRSVAVGDPHPTSPAEDAFFQHMTEKVSATDPTTRVGATVGMEEKAWGTHTVLELKNVKGPQKCTLVAVSKTGEEEVVTSWSVPQWGYGIEGSAHESAKNPLYVHGGAAMAREDIDRFEVRTFDGERLVEIGA
- a CDS encoding AraC family transcriptional regulator, encoding MVRDWPVAPGRVLYVLSVVARQEVSAWRPAVPGVVEVFHARFTEHAYPMHVHEAWTLLIVDDGAVRYDLDRHERGTPGGTVSLLPPQVPHNGSPATSDGFRKRVLYLDMTQLDARYIGPAVDTPDLADPLLRTRVARLHTALADPGDAFEAESRLAFIGERLRGHLGPVEAPQGPPPGPGVARDLRELLDERLGEGITLAEAARLVHAHPTHLVRAFSAAYAIAPHQYLTARRVDRARRLLLDGVPPGEAATAVGFHDQSHLTRHFKRIAGTTPGRFARSRESTVPRTL